The Zalophus californianus isolate mZalCal1 chromosome 8, mZalCal1.pri.v2, whole genome shotgun sequence genome has a segment encoding these proteins:
- the SYS1 gene encoding protein SYS1 homolog isoform X2 produces MAGQFRSYVWDPLLILSQIVLMQTVYYGSLGLWLALVDGLVRSTPSLDQMFDAEILGFSTPPGRLSMMSFILNALT; encoded by the exons ATGGCGGGCCAGTTCCGCAGCTACGTGTGGGACCCGTTGTTGATCCTGTCGCAGATCGTCCTCATGCAGACCGTCTATTACGGCTCGCTGGGCCTGTGGCTGGCGCTGGTGGACGGGCTGGTGCGCAGCACCCCCTCGCTGGACCAGATGTTCGACGCCGAG ATCCTGGGCTTTTCCACCCCACCAGGCCGGCTCTCCATGATGTCCTTCATCCTCAACGCCCTCACCTG
- the SYS1 gene encoding protein SYS1 homolog isoform X1, with protein MAGQFRSYVWDPLLILSQIVLMQTVYYGSLGLWLALVDGLVRSTPSLDQMFDAEILGFSTPPGRLSMMSFILNALTCALGLLYFIRRGKQCLDFTVTVHFFHLLGCWFYSSRFPSALTWWLVQAVCIALMAVIGEYLCMRTELKEIPLNSAPKSNV; from the exons ATGGCGGGCCAGTTCCGCAGCTACGTGTGGGACCCGTTGTTGATCCTGTCGCAGATCGTCCTCATGCAGACCGTCTATTACGGCTCGCTGGGCCTGTGGCTGGCGCTGGTGGACGGGCTGGTGCGCAGCACCCCCTCGCTGGACCAGATGTTCGACGCCGAG ATCCTGGGCTTTTCCACCCCACCAGGCCGGCTCTCCATGATGTCCTTCATCCTCAACGCCCTCACCTG TGCCCTGGGCTTGCTGTACTTCATCCGGCGAGGGAAGCAGTGTCTGGATTTCACTGTCACTGTCCATTTCTTTCACCTCCTGGGCTGCTGGTTCTACAGCTCCCGTTTCCCCTCGGCGCTGACCTGGTGGCTGGTCCAAGCCGTGTGCATTGCACTCATGGCTGTCATCGGGGAGTACCTGTGCATGCGGACGGAGCTCAAGGAGATCCCCCTCAACTCAGCCCCTAAATCCAATGTCTAG